TGGAGGTGCTGAAAAAGTTATCCATTCTATAAATTCAATTTGGAAAGACTTTGATCATTTTGCTTTGATTGATTTTTTGGATGACAATGATCGATCCTTTATTTTAAATGGAAAAAAAGCCAAAACAAGTTTCATTCAAAGATTACCAACAGCGAAACAGAATCATAGAAAGTTTTTGCAACTATTTCCAATAGCAATTGAACAATTTAATTTAAGCGATTACGAATTAATTATTAGTTCTTCTTCTGCGGTGGCAAAAGGAGTTAAGACTCATAAAAATCAATTGCATATTTGTTATTGCCATTCGCCTATGAGATATGCGTGGGATTTGCAGGATCAATACTTAAAAGATTCGGGATTAGATTCAGGTTTAAAAGGATTTTATGCAAAATATGTTTTGAATAAAATTAGAAAATGGGATCTTAAAAACTCAGAAAATGTAGATTATTTTATTGCTAATTCGAATCATATTGCACAACGAATTAAGAAAATATACAATCGTGAATCAACAGTAATTTATCCTCCGGTTGATGTTGATTTTTTTAGTTTAGAAGAACAAAAAGAAGATTACTATTTTACAGCTTCCCGATTAGTTTCATACAAAAAAACACAACTTATTGTTGAGGCATTTAATAAATTACCAAAATTAAAACTGATTGTTGCTGGTGATGGACCAGAGTTTGAAAAACTTCAGAAAATGGCCAAAAGAAACATAGAGTTTGTTGGTTTTGTGGATAATTTAAGATTAAAAAGCTACATGCAAAAAGCCAAAGGATTTGTATTTGCTGCGGAAGAAGATTTTGGAATTATTCCTGTTGAAGCACAAGCGTGCGGAACACCAGTTATTGCTTTTGGAAAAGGAGGAACATTAGAAACTGTTGTTGAAAATGAGACTGGAGTTTTTTTTCAAGAGCAAAATCCTCAAAAGATTAAAGAAGCTATAATTAATTTCGAAAATATAAAATTTGATCCACAAATAATCAGAGAATATGCTATGAAATTTTCGAAGCAACGTTTTGAAAATGAAATGAAAGGATTTGTTGAAGAGAAATGTAAAGTTTTTAAGGCAGGATAATTTCGAAAAGATCAAGTCAAATATATTTTTATAATTTTCAAATCAGTTACATTTGCGATGTATAAATAATTACTATGAAAAGAATACTTATTACCGGAGCAGCAGGATTTTTAGGATCGCATTTGTGCGACCGATTCATTAAAGAAGGCTATTATGTTATTGGAATGGATAATCTGATTACGGGAGATCTTAAAAATATAGAACATTTATTCAAGTTAGAACATTTCGAATTTTACCATCACGATATCACCAAGTTTGTACACATTCCTGGTGATTTAGATTATATACTACATTTTGCTTCACCTGCGAGTCCAATCGATTATTTAAAGATTCCAATACAAACTCTAAAAGTTGGTTCATTAGGAACTCATAATTTGTTAGGATTAGCAAGAGTAAAGAAAGCAAGAATTTTGATTGCCTCAACATCTGAAGTTTACGGAGATCCATTAGTTCATCCACAAACCGAAGAATATTACGGAAACGTAAATACAATAGGCCCGCGTGGCGTTTATGATGAAGCAAAACGCTTTCAGGAATCAATAACAATGGCGTATCATACGTTTCACGGTGTAGAGACCAGAATCGTT
This genomic window from Flavobacterium sp. 9 contains:
- a CDS encoding UDP-glucuronic acid decarboxylase family protein, which translates into the protein MKRILITGAAGFLGSHLCDRFIKEGYYVIGMDNLITGDLKNIEHLFKLEHFEFYHHDITKFVHIPGDLDYILHFASPASPIDYLKIPIQTLKVGSLGTHNLLGLARVKKARILIASTSEVYGDPLVHPQTEEYYGNVNTIGPRGVYDEAKRFQESITMAYHTFHGVETRIVRIFNTYGPRMRLNDGRVIPAFIGQALRGEDLTIFGDGMQTRSFCYVDDQVEGIFRLLHSDYVYPVNIGNPDEITIKDFAEEIIKLTGTNQKVVYHPLPINDPLQRQPDTTKAKELLGWEAKVNRAEGMKITYDYFKSLSKEELSKEEHKDFSSYIK
- a CDS encoding glycosyltransferase, whose translation is MKKALISDWYYVNGGAEKVIHSINSIWKDFDHFALIDFLDDNDRSFILNGKKAKTSFIQRLPTAKQNHRKFLQLFPIAIEQFNLSDYELIISSSSAVAKGVKTHKNQLHICYCHSPMRYAWDLQDQYLKDSGLDSGLKGFYAKYVLNKIRKWDLKNSENVDYFIANSNHIAQRIKKIYNRESTVIYPPVDVDFFSLEEQKEDYYFTASRLVSYKKTQLIVEAFNKLPKLKLIVAGDGPEFEKLQKMAKRNIEFVGFVDNLRLKSYMQKAKGFVFAAEEDFGIIPVEAQACGTPVIAFGKGGTLETVVENETGVFFQEQNPQKIKEAIINFENIKFDPQIIREYAMKFSKQRFENEMKGFVEEKCKVFKAG